In the Silene latifolia isolate original U9 population chromosome 1, ASM4854445v1, whole genome shotgun sequence genome, CACCCAAACGGGGAGAATCATTTCACCTTGCCTGCCGGGGAATGAAGGTATGCACGTAAATGATCTATTGCGTGATGATGGAAGGGGTTGGGACGTAGAAAAGGCTGCTCAATTGTTGTTGCCGTTTGAAGTTGACCGGGTGAAGAACATACGGGTTAGCCCGAATAGGCAGCAGGACATTTGGTTTTGGGGTAGAGAACGGGATGGCATGTATACAGTTAGAAGTGCTTACAAAATGCTAGCTGGGGATGTGGGGGACATGGCGAGTTCGTCTGATTGGGAGCGAGGTAGATGGCTTTGGAATCGAATGTGGAAAGTGTCGGTCTGGCCCCGCGTAAAACTCTTCTTCTGGCAAATGTGTAGTGAAGCACTGGCAACGAGAGCGAACATTGCAGCCCGTATTGGAGGTGAGTTCTCTATGTGTCCTTTTTGTTCATCTTGTATTGAGTCGAGTCTTCATTTATTTAAGGGGTGTGGGGTGACAAAGTGGGTTTGGGAAAAGCTTGGCATTTCGAGTGACAGGGACAATGAGGGAGGAGATATTCGGGCATGGGTGGAACAGGTGTGGTCGGAGTTAAGTCCTACGGAGTGTAGTACCTTTATGGTTGGCTGCTGGGCAATTTGGGAGCATCGCAACAAGGTAATCTTCGAGGAAGCTAGGATCGATCCGGATGGAGTTGTACGAAGGGTAAGGGATGTCTTAGATGAAGGAGGCGGGTTGGAAACGCATACGCTAGTGAGACGAAGGGGAAGGGGGAGGGGTGAAGGTGGGGAAGTGAATAGCGGAGAGGGATGGATGGTGGCAAACGAGGGGTATGTGAAACTTAATGTGGATGCGGGTGTGAAGGAGGGGGAGGGTGTGGGTACAGGGGCAGTTTGTAGAGACGGGAGAGGGGATGTGTTGTGGGGCTTGTCCGTGATACGAGATGAAAGTTGGGAGGTGGATGAAGCGGAAGCTATGGCCGTGCTCGATGGTCTGGAAGAAGCAGCTCGGAAGGGCGTGAACAAGGTGGAAGTGGAAAGTGATAGTCTTATCGTGGTTGAAGCTCTGCGTTCGCGAAAACAAAGCCGAAGTGTTTTTTACAATATTATCGAGGACATTTTGGTTTTAGCTTCTCATTTTCAGTCGGTTAGATGGTCACATACGAGTCGTTTAAACAATTGTGTAGCTCACGCTTTAGCACATTTAGTTCCTAGAGCAGTTGGTAGGCATGCTTGGTCTTCTGTATTGCCTACAACGGCTAACGCTGCTGTTTTGTTTGATCAATCGTTAATAAAGTAATGCCTTCGGGCAtcttttcctcaaaaaaaaaaaaaattcaaacttaAACTACAGATATAAGTAACATATCACCTTTCATAATTTTATCAGCTAAGCTAAATGATTTCCGCAAATCCAAACCTACATCTGTTCGCAATTAACTTCAAAATCGATAACATCcaacccgacccgactcgacccAAATTAACCTTCATACATTATTACATTTTTCCTTTATCTTGtccaaaaatttgaaaaacccaaaCTAAAAGAGTCAATCAAGCAATAAAAGTCAAAACACCACACTCCACCATTAACACTCTAACTAGTCAACTCATACACTCTTCATTAGTCAATCACTCTCCATTACATTGTTCATCAAATAATGTATTCAACAAGAGAAGATTACGTGGGAATTAATGAGCAATTATCGGAAAATTTCAATGAAGAAATTCCCAATTCAATTGGACTCACGAACATCAACAATATCAAGAATGTAGATCGAGATCTCTACAATGACCTCGTTCAGATTGTCCCTCTCGTTCAATCCCTCATTGTAATTAATTTCCTTCCTTAATTTTAATCCCTAGAAATGCGGATTAACAACATCATTCATTTTAATTCTATTAATTGCATATTAATTCTATTTGTATATGGGGATTTTCTCTCGTTTTTGCCTTTCTTTTTGTGGCAATCCCAATCCCGATCCCTCCTTGGtttttctcttttctcttacgAATTTATATTCGGATCAGTGGCGGAACTAGAGGGGCTAGCAGGGCCCTAACTACAAATCCTGGTTCCGCTACTGATTGGTTTCtgttgtgaatttgaattgggatCAGTGGCGGAACTAGGGGGGCTAGCTGGGGAGGTCACCCTCTAAGCAAtgaaaaagattgaaacttttagttaaaattttcgataTACAAATCCTGGTTCCGCTACTGATTGGGATTTTTGTAATGGGAattaatggattggtgatgttgtGTATGTAGGAAAGGAAAGCAAGCAGCTCATTTACCAGAAGAGGATCAATGATTTATACTAAAACTCCTTCTAAAGATTCCAAGAAGGTCATCCAACATTTTATTTCACATTTTTTATTTTGGTACTTTCTATGATGATTTATGAGTTTTGTAATTTGTATTAGATATAGTGATTAAAGTTTGCGTCTTTCTGTTTCGATATGCTGTTTATTCAAATGGGTAGTGTGAATTATGATAGCTAAGTGACTATGCACTGTTATTTTGATGTGCATTTTGATTAAGGGTATCATAATATTGGCTGATTTGATGAGTATTGTGAACTATGGTCTCTAActttttgttttggttgtggtGGGTTCTTGAAAATTTAGTCTCAAAATATTGTTTTGGGTTGGTATTGGGAACTATGGTCCCTTTCAGATTTGAGTATTGTTTCAGCATCGTTTAAACAATTTGAGGACGACGTGTTATAATTGAAGGAAATTTAGATATAGATGTGGTTCTATCTTGTTGGTTGGTGTGAATGTACCTCACTTAAGTTGATGATAAATTGATAGGACATAATTGTTGAGAAGCACAATAATTTGTGTGATGTTATCTATTGGTGTTTCCTGGAACCACGGCTTGGTTTAGTTGAATTGTTCCCAAGTTTGCAAGTGCTAGGCATCAAGAGTGAAAAAGAAGTGGAACTTAGATGATTATGCCGATGACTAATAACTAAGAAGCACCAAAGTTGGCAGGTGTGAGTGGTAAggactctcatctcttaaacaggtggtcaggggttcgattggGTTCGATTCCTTACTCTTGCGAAtaaaaaagccaaacttgggaggggtcaacccatttaATTGCCTTCAATACctcgaaggagattgccccagctaTCGGTAGGGATATtgctggtcaacaccaaaaaaaaacctAATTACTAAGAAGCCGGCGAattaagggggggggggggagggattTCTTTGATAATTTGATATATATCTTGGATATATATTCCCATGAAAGCATTTTGGATTTCTTTGATAATTTGGACTTTGGAGAAGTCTGATGCATAAGTAGTCGAGCATATAAATGCATTTGTTAATGTGATTGTGAAAGTTCTACGCTGAAATTATTAAATGACCTTTGTCTTCGATTATTGCAGAATGGAGTTAAGTCCACAAAGAAACATAGAGATAATGAACAAGGCAAGGAATCTAAGAATGATCAAGATGGAGTTTCAGACAATAGCTCAACTTTCGCAGCAAATATGGCTGCAGAAAAAGATAAAGAGGAGTTGACAGCTTTGAGGGAACAATTGGAAGATCTACACCAAAAGTTGTTGGAGAAAGATGAACTCTTAAAAGCGGTGGAGGTCTCTAAGAACCAAATGAGCTCAGTACAGTCGCAGGTTGATGAGTTGAAACG is a window encoding:
- the LOC141601709 gene encoding protein MICROTUBULE BINDING PROTEIN 2C-like, with product MYSTREDYVGINEQLSENFNEEIPNSIGLTNINNIKNVDRDLYNDLVQIVPLVQSLIERKASSSFTRRGSMIYTKTPSKDSKKNGVKSTKKHRDNEQGKESKNDQDGVSDNSSTFAANMAAEKDKEELTALREQLEDLHQKLLEKDELLKAVEVSKNQMSSVQSQVDELKRSAAEKDSLIKSIQSQVNDAKIKLAEKQAALEKLQWEAKTSNQKVEILQEELDSLQSEISSLMIIFEGLSKDGLVTVGEDYDVTPHFVDHLPNIDDLDEIELLNMEEAREAYVTAVEMAKEKQDEESLYAAARARYYLQSFVFRTESDT